TGCAAATTAGTTCGCACAGCAATCCTGCGGTCCAAACCGGCCAAACCGGAAAGTGTTTTGTGGGTTTCGGCACGCCCAGCGCGGTCGCGATACGCGCCACCAACTCATTCAGCGTCGTGTACTCGCTGCCGCCAATGGTGAATACTTGTCCGAGTGCTTCCGGTTTTTCGCCGGCCAAAATAATGCCGGCGGCAAGATCCTCGACAAACGTCATGTGATACAACACTTCGCCGCTGCCAAACATGCGAAAGCGGCCGTTGTTGACAAATTTGAATATTTTGAGAAAACGTTGATCGCCCGGGCCATAAATGCCTACCGGACGCACGACGACACCCGGCCAGCGATGCTCCTCAAAAAATTTGCGCGCGAGTTTTTCGCCCTCGAGCTTGGATTCTTGATAAACATCGCCCGGACCATAGGGCGCTTCCTCGGTTGCCGGCGGGTTCTTGATATCGCCCTGTACCCCCACAGTGCTGCAATGCACGAAGCGATTAACTTGCGAGGCCAGCGCCGCTTCGAGCAAATGGCGGGTGCCTTCAAAATTCACCTGCCAAAAATATTTGTTCGGCACACCCTCCGTGCGATAGGCTGCGGCAATATGATAAACCGTTTCAACGCCTTTCATCGCGGCCCGCAAATCATGTACGCTGTCTTTATCGGCAAAATTGCCATAAACCGGCTCAATATCAATGCCTTTGAGCAGCGAGAGATTGCTGCTCTTGCGTACCAGGCCGCGTACGTGATAGCCTTTTTGCAAGAGGTGTTTACAGAGGTAACTGCCGGTGAAGCCATTCGCACCGGTAACGAGAACTTTTCCTGGCATGAATAAAACTCCGCTAGTCATTTGCCGGAAGGCGTGAGGGGACACTGAGGAAGGGTAACATGAAGCAAAAGGTCTTTAATCGGTACTATTCCCATCACACCTCTTCATCGCAACGAACAGATGAAAACCTGGGCCTGGAAGAGCTTCGGACATTGACAAAGCCGTTCGATGCGAAGCCACAAACATCATTTATAACAAAACGCCATAATGTGCCAACCCAGCGGTCTCACCAAAAATTTTGGAAGTAGATTGAAGCCCGGCACAAAAACGCCGTTGAACAGCGCCGCCTTCCAGCCTTTTTGCAGCTTGCTGGCCACGGGAAA
This DNA window, taken from Cytophagia bacterium CHB2, encodes the following:
- a CDS encoding NAD-dependent epimerase/dehydratase family protein, producing the protein MTSGVLFMPGKVLVTGANGFTGSYLCKHLLQKGYHVRGLVRKSSNLSLLKGIDIEPVYGNFADKDSVHDLRAAMKGVETVYHIAAAYRTEGVPNKYFWQVNFEGTRHLLEAALASQVNRFVHCSTVGVQGDIKNPPATEEAPYGPGDVYQESKLEGEKLARKFFEEHRWPGVVVRPVGIYGPGDQRFLKIFKFVNNGRFRMFGSGEVLYHMTFVEDLAAGIILAGEKPEALGQVFTIGGSEYTTLNELVARIATALGVPKPTKHFPVWPVWTAGLLCELICKPLRLEPPVYRRRVDFFVKDRAFDISKARRLLGYEPKFNLDAGLKITADWYRANGLLN